In Aedes albopictus strain Foshan chromosome 3, AalbF5, whole genome shotgun sequence, the following are encoded in one genomic region:
- the LOC109418435 gene encoding carbonic anhydrase 2: MKLYQGTVEAVIAAVLIFGVHNASVSGHRFGYSKPEQRRWSKSHESCAGKHQSPIAVTSSRAIPLNMPAIEMVGYNNLLPGPITLHNNGHSVSLSIPKTDPSKGKHPYVFGGKLENEYELEGLHFHWGDKNNRGAEHVMNDIRYPLEMHIIHRNRKYKSVGEALGYSDGLTVLGFFYQVTEHDSHEIASLMRTFPMIEEFDQQVHLNHTFTLNSLLGDLDMTRFYTYKGSLTTPPCSEAVTWILFPEVLDISITQIRRFRMLDTGLHGSPMVDNFRALQPLGNRRIFVRKVNARNTALDTLRSEIDHTKWDWVY, translated from the exons ATGAAGCTGTATCAGGGAACGGTGGAAGCGGTGATAGCGGCCGTGTTGATTTTCGGAG TTCACAATGCATCGGTCAGTGGGCACCGCTTTGGCTACAGCAAACCGGAACAACGGCGATGGTCCAAATCCCACGAAAGCTGCGCCGGAAAGCATCAATCGCCGATCGCCGTCACCAGCAGTAGG GCCATTCCGCTGAACATGCCCGCGATCGAAATGGTCGGATACAATAACCTACTGCCGGGACCGATCACCTTGCACAATAACGGACATTCGG TATCGTTATCCATACCGAAAACCGATCCGTCCAAAGGAAAGCACCCGTACGTTTTCGGCGGAAAGCTGGAGAACGAGTACGAACTGGAAGGACTTCACTTCCACTGGGGCGATAAGAACAATCGAGGCGCGGAGCACGTCATGAACGATATCAG ATATCCACTTGAAATGCACATCATTCATCGTAACAGGAAGTACAAATCTGTCGGAGAAGCTCTCGGCTATTCGGATGGTCTGACTGTTCTTGGTTTCTTCTATCAG GTAACCGAGCACGACAGCCACGAGATCGCCTCGCTGATGCGAACCTTCCCCATGATCGAGGAGTTCGACCAGCAGGTCCACCTGAACCACACGTTCACGCTGAACTCGTTGCTGGGCGATCTGGACATGACCCGGTTCTACACCTACAAGGGCTCTCTGACGACGCCACCGTGCTCCGAGGCGGTCACGTGGATCCTGTTCCCGGAAGTGCTGGACATTTCCATTACGCAAATACGCCGCTTCCGAATG CTGGACACCGGCCTGCACGGTTCCCCCATGGTGGACAATTTCCGGGCCCTTCAACCACTGGGCAACAGGAGAATTTTCGTCCGCAAAGTGAACGCCCGCAACACTGCCCTGGACACGCTGCGCAGCGAAATCGACCACACCAAATGGGATTGGGTGTATTGA